The Castanea sativa cultivar Marrone di Chiusa Pesio chromosome 11, ASM4071231v1 genome contains a region encoding:
- the LOC142614963 gene encoding ABC transporter G family member 24-like: protein MSLRMMPRSLLPRPNITRGLKNAKLVNLEKEVCYRENPILVLLEATGRDTPIQEKLVLVEGIRRRTILQRKLRMKIGSDITRRLCSAAELKFYFNSFFERSGSTNYLKPNKNCNLTSWVEGCEPGWACSVGSNQKVNLNDSKVIPARTLNCQACCEGFFCPHGITCMIPCPLGSYCPLATLNKTTGVCEPYLYQLSPGNPNHTCGGANIWADVGSSSELFCSAGSYCPSTTSRQTCTSGYKKFSHYCERMGSTSERSCFKLTSSNPNTANQNIQACGIMLLVALSTLLLILYNCSDQVLTARERRLAKSREAAARSARETTKARQRWRSAKDAAKKHARGLQAHLAHTFSCKKDAKDPEKHKILDRVKSDIDDDPLPPPHPSMSATHLPSRENKKEPSELMQRMHEIEDDPDNYQGISIGTGDMSSHVNVPKGKQTHTQIFEYAYAQLEKERAQQQDNDKLSFSGIVKLATHPETRNRPLIEISFKDITLTLKAKNKHLLRCVTGKIKPGCITAVMGPSGAGKKTFLSAIAGKAIGCRMTGLIHINGMNDSIHSYKKIIGFVPQDDIVHGNLIVEENLWFSAKCRLF, encoded by the exons atgagcctaaggatgatgcccCGCAGCCTCCTCCCCCGCCCAAACATTACACGAgggttaaaaaatgcaaaattggtGAACCTTGAAAAAGAGGTTTGTTACAGAG aaaaccCCATTCTGGTCCTCCTGGAGGCAACCGGGAGAGACACACCAATCCAGGAAAAACTGGTTCTTGTGGAGGGAATCAGGAGAAGAACAATACTCCAAAGGAAACTGAGAATGAAAATAGGCA GTGACATTACACGTCGCTTGTGTTCAGCAgcagaattgaagttttacttCAATAGTTTCTTTGAAAGATCTGGGAGTACCAATTACTTGAAACCTAATAAGAACTGTAATTTAACCTCATGGGTAGAAGGCTGTGAGCCAGGATGGGCTTGTAGTGTTGGCTCAAATCAGAAGGTTAACTTAAATGATTCAAAGGTCATCCCCGCAAGAACACTCAACTGTCAGGCTTGTTGTGAGGGTTTCTTCTGCCCTCATGGTATTACCTGCATGATAC CTTGCCCATTAGGTTCCTATTGTCCCCTTGCAACTCTCAACAAAACTACTGGTGTATGTGAACC ATATCTATACCAATTATCTCCAGGGAATCCAAACCATACTTGTGGAGGAGCAAATATTTGGGCTGATGTTGGTAGTAGCAGTGAGTTATTCTGTTCAGCTGGATCATATTGTCCAAGTACCACCAGCAGACAGACTTGCACTAGTgggtataaaaaattttctcattATTG TGAAAGA ATGGGTTCTACATCTGAGAGAA GCTGCTTTAAGTTGACTTCTTCTAATCCAAACACTGCAAACCAAAATATTCAAGCATGTGGAATAATGTTGTTA GTTGCTTTAAGTACTCTACTACTCATCCTTTACAACTGTTCTGACCAAGTTCTAACCGCTAGGGAAAGGAGACTAGCCAAATCCAGAGAAGCAGCAGCCAGAAGTGCAAGGGAGACAACAAAAGCACGTCAGAGGTGGAGATCAGCAAAAGATGCTGCAAAGAAGCATGCAAGAGGATTGCAAGCTCATCTAGCACACacattttcttgtaaaaaaGATGCAAAGGATCCCGAGAAACATAAGATTTTGGATCGAGTTAAATCTGACATAGATGATGATCCATTGCCACCTCCACATCCAAGTATGTCGGCTACCCATCTACCctcaagagaaaataaaaaggaaccCAGTGAGCTCATGCAGAGAATGCATGAAATTGAAGATGACCCTGATAATTATCAAGGTATAAGTATTGGAACAGGGGATATGAGTTCTCATGTAAATGTGCCAAAGGGAAAACAAACTCATACCCAAATTTTTGAGTATGCATACGCTCAacttgagaaagagagagctcaGCAGCAAGATAACGATAAACTTAGCTTCTCAGGAATAGTTAAATTGGCTACTCATCCAGAAACCAGGAATAGGCCTCTGATTGAGATTTCTTTCAAAGATATTACCCTTACCTTGAAAGCAAAAAATAAGCATCTATTGAGATGTGTTACTGGGAAAATTAAGCCTGGCTGCATTACTGCTGTCATGGGTCCATCTGGGGCtggaaaaaaaacatttctttcTGCTATAGCAGGAAAGGCAATTGGATGCAGGATGACTGGTTTAATTCATATAAATGGAATGAACGATTCAATCCACTCATATAAGAAAATCATTGGTTTTGTGCCACAAGATGATATTGTACATGGAAACTTGATAGTGGAAGAGAATCTCTGGTTCAGTGCAAAGTGCAG GCTTTTCTGA
- the LOC142615238 gene encoding uncharacterized protein LOC142615238: MQIPNEASLSQLLDDPSTLPPSQKFYSHARRPRPVTSDSTPMPKKGRGTLKGLKVAKKASETSDGKLSITFSRKFGGPIDINYRTFVDSVVVQVRQHLPLNVKNWKEIPDENKNILKAKVLNKWRLDDDDDTQAKIFKIAKERYRGWRADLSATYKTYKHGREAVIQNKPQELNMDTWYDVISYFESDDFKRDPETQEEPDDL; this comes from the exons ATGCAAATACCGAATGAGGCATCCTTATCTCAACTATTAGATGACCCATCCACATTACCACcttcacaaaaattttattcacATGCTCGTCGTCCACGTCCCGTGACATCAG ATTCTACACCTATGCCCAAAAAGGGTCGTGGAACTCTTAAAGGATTAAAGGTGGCTAAGAAAGCTAGTGAGACTAGTGATGGGAAATTGTCAATTACTTTTTCAAGGAAGTTTGGTGGACCTATCGACATCAATTATCGCACTTTTGTTGATTCAGTGGTTGTTCAAGTAAGACAACATTTGCCTCTTAATGTGAAGAACTGGAAGGAAATACCAGATGAGAATAAAAACATCTTAAAGGCTAAAGTTTTg AATAAGTGGAGACTAGATGATGATGACGATACTCAAGctaaaattttcaagattgcCAAAGAGAGGTATAGGGGATGGAGAGCTGATTTATCAGCAACATATAAGACATACAAACATGGCAGGGAGGCTGTCATCCAAAATAAGCCTCAGGAGCTCAACATGGACACTTGGTATGATGTGATCTCATATTTTGAGTCAGATGATTTTAAG cgTGATCCAGAAACACAAGAGGAGCCTGACGATCTTTAA